The region AGCACTTGCCCTGGTAGAGAAGGTTCCTTTTATAATTCCGCCAGAATAAATTTCCCAAAGATCGTAAAGCGATAAACCATCAAAACCAGGCAAAATTATACCTTTGGTTTTATTTTCCCACCAATTTGAAAATTGTTCTATTTTAGATAGAAGGGCTTTTTTGGGCGCCATACATTATATTGCTTTTAGACTGAGGTCTAAATTATAAACTGAGTGCGTTAATGCTCCACTAGAAATATAATCTACACCACATTCTGCATATTTTCGGGCGGTATCAAGGGTAATTCCTCCACTAGATTCCGTTAAGCATTTACCATTAATAAGTTTTACCGCCTGCCGTGTATCTTCATAATTAAAATTATCTATTAAAATGCGATATACACCTTCACTTTCCAGAATTTCTTCAATTTCCTTTAAATTTCTCGCCTCAACAATAATTTTAAGATCAAGTTTATTTTCTTTAAGGTAATCTTTAGTTTTATTAATAGCTTTGGTAATTCCGCCGGCAAAATCTATATGATTATCCTTAAGCATAACCATATCATATAAAGCGAATCTATGGTTTTCTCCACCTCCAATTTTTACCGCCCATTTTTCTATAGCTCTAATCCCGGGTGTGGTTTTCCTGGTATCTAAGATTTTAGTATTAGTACCTTCTAATTTTTGAACAAAAGTGTTGGTTTTAG is a window of Salegentibacter salegens DNA encoding:
- the nadC gene encoding carboxylating nicotinate-nucleotide diphosphorylase, with the translated sequence MISKAQFEKEINLIIENAIREDVGDGDHSSLACIPAEAKGKAKLLVKDKGILAGVDFALKVFEKVDPQLKVEVLIKDGETIERGDVAFYVEGSSQSILKAERLVLNAMQRMSAIATKTNTFVQKLEGTNTKILDTRKTTPGIRAIEKWAVKIGGGENHRFALYDMVMLKDNHIDFAGGITKAINKTKDYLKENKLDLKIIVEARNLKEIEEILESEGVYRILIDNFNYEDTRQAVKLINGKCLTESSGGITLDTARKYAECGVDYISSGALTHSVYNLDLSLKAI